A portion of the Rissa tridactyla isolate bRisTri1 chromosome 19, bRisTri1.patW.cur.20221130, whole genome shotgun sequence genome contains these proteins:
- the PGAP3 gene encoding post-GPI attachment to proteins factor 3 isoform X2 — protein sequence MAAGGAARAALLLLLGAAAAPGPARGSQGDREPLYRECLGRCERQNCSGAALRHFRARQPLYMGLTGWTCRDDCKYECMWLTVRLYVQGGHRVPQFHGKWPFSRFLFFQEPASAFASFLNGLASFIMLLRYKAAVPPASPMYPTCVAFAWVSLNAWFWSTVFHTRDTAVTEKLDYFCASAVVLHSVYLCCVRAFLLLFLACHISYLTLVRFDYGYNMAANAAIGLLNLAWWLRWCLRNRPRLPHVWKCAAVVLLLQALALLELLDFPPLFWVLDAHALWHIGTIPLNVLFYSFLVDDSLYLLKANSDLFKAD from the exons atggcggccggcggcgcggcACGggccgcgctgctgctgctgctgggggcagcggcggcgccgggcccggcccggggctcgCAGGGGGACCGGGAGCCGCTGTACCGGGAGTGCCTGGGCCGCTGCGAGCGGCAGAACTGCTCGGGGGCGGCGCTACGGCACTTCCGCGCCCGCCAGCCGCTCTACATGGGCCTGACAG GCTGGACCTGCCGCGACGACTGCAAGTACGAGTGCATGTGGCTGACGGTGCGCCTCTATGTCCAGGGCGGCCACAGGGTGCCCCAGTTCCATGGAAAG TGGCCCTTCTCCCGGTTCCTGTTCTTCCAGGAGCCGGCCTCCGCCTTCGCCTCCTTCCTCAACGGCCTGGCCAGCTTCATCATGCTGCTGCGCTACAAAGCCGCCGTCCCCCCGGCCTCCCCCATGTACCCAACCTGCGTCGCCTTCGCCTGG GTCTCCTTAAACGCCTGGTTCTGGTCCACCGTTTTCCACACGAGGGACACGGCTGTGACAGAG AAACTGGATTATTTCTGCGCTTCGGCCGTCGTCCTGCACTCCGTGTACCTGTGCTGCGTCAG ggccttcctccttctcttcctcgcCTGCCACATCTCCTACTTGACCCTCGTCCGCTTCGACTACGGCTACAACATGGCTGCGAACGCGGCGATCG GGCTCCTCAACCTGGCGTGGTGGCTGCGGTGGTGCCTGCGGAACCGCCCGCGCCTGCCCCACGTCTGGAAGTGCGCGGccgtggtgctgctgctgcaggcgcTGGCGCTGCTGGAGCTCCTCGACTTCCCCCCCCTCTTCTGGGTGCTGGACGCCCACGCGCTCTGGCACATCGGCACCATCCCCCTCAACGTCCTCTTCTACAG TTTCCTGGTGGACGACAGCCTCTACCTCCTGAAGGCCAACTCCGACCTCTTCAAAGCGGACTAG
- the PGAP3 gene encoding post-GPI attachment to proteins factor 3 isoform X1: MAAGGAARAALLLLLGAAAAPGPARGSQGDREPLYRECLGRCERQNCSGAALRHFRARQPLYMGLTGWTCRDDCKYECMWLTVRLYVQGGHRVPQFHGKWPFSRFLFFQEPASAFASFLNGLASFIMLLRYKAAVPPASPMYPTCVAFAWVSLNAWFWSTVFHTRDTAVTEKLDYFCASAVVLHSVYLCCVRTLGLQRPALISIFRAFLLLFLACHISYLTLVRFDYGYNMAANAAIGLLNLAWWLRWCLRNRPRLPHVWKCAAVVLLLQALALLELLDFPPLFWVLDAHALWHIGTIPLNVLFYSFLVDDSLYLLKANSDLFKAD, translated from the exons atggcggccggcggcgcggcACGggccgcgctgctgctgctgctgggggcagcggcggcgccgggcccggcccggggctcgCAGGGGGACCGGGAGCCGCTGTACCGGGAGTGCCTGGGCCGCTGCGAGCGGCAGAACTGCTCGGGGGCGGCGCTACGGCACTTCCGCGCCCGCCAGCCGCTCTACATGGGCCTGACAG GCTGGACCTGCCGCGACGACTGCAAGTACGAGTGCATGTGGCTGACGGTGCGCCTCTATGTCCAGGGCGGCCACAGGGTGCCCCAGTTCCATGGAAAG TGGCCCTTCTCCCGGTTCCTGTTCTTCCAGGAGCCGGCCTCCGCCTTCGCCTCCTTCCTCAACGGCCTGGCCAGCTTCATCATGCTGCTGCGCTACAAAGCCGCCGTCCCCCCGGCCTCCCCCATGTACCCAACCTGCGTCGCCTTCGCCTGG GTCTCCTTAAACGCCTGGTTCTGGTCCACCGTTTTCCACACGAGGGACACGGCTGTGACAGAG AAACTGGATTATTTCTGCGCTTCGGCCGTCGTCCTGCACTCCGTGTACCTGTGCTGCGTCAG gACGCTGGGGCTGCAGCGGCCAGCCTTAATCAGCATCTTCAGggccttcctccttctcttcctcgcCTGCCACATCTCCTACTTGACCCTCGTCCGCTTCGACTACGGCTACAACATGGCTGCGAACGCGGCGATCG GGCTCCTCAACCTGGCGTGGTGGCTGCGGTGGTGCCTGCGGAACCGCCCGCGCCTGCCCCACGTCTGGAAGTGCGCGGccgtggtgctgctgctgcaggcgcTGGCGCTGCTGGAGCTCCTCGACTTCCCCCCCCTCTTCTGGGTGCTGGACGCCCACGCGCTCTGGCACATCGGCACCATCCCCCTCAACGTCCTCTTCTACAG TTTCCTGGTGGACGACAGCCTCTACCTCCTGAAGGCCAACTCCGACCTCTTCAAAGCGGACTAG
- the PGAP3 gene encoding post-GPI attachment to proteins factor 3 isoform X4, whose amino-acid sequence MAAGGAARAALLLLLGAAAAPGPARGSQGDREPLYRECLGRCERQNCSGAALRHFRARQPLYMGLTGWTCRDDCKYECMWLTVRLYVQGGHRVPQFHGKWPFSRFLFFQEPASAFASFLNGLASFIMLLRYKAAVPPASPMYPTCVAFAWVSLNAWFWSTVFHTRDTAVTEKLDYFCASAVVLHSVYLCCVRRWRCWSSSTSPPSSGCWTPTRSGTSAPSPSTSSSTVSWWTTASTS is encoded by the exons atggcggccggcggcgcggcACGggccgcgctgctgctgctgctgggggcagcggcggcgccgggcccggcccggggctcgCAGGGGGACCGGGAGCCGCTGTACCGGGAGTGCCTGGGCCGCTGCGAGCGGCAGAACTGCTCGGGGGCGGCGCTACGGCACTTCCGCGCCCGCCAGCCGCTCTACATGGGCCTGACAG GCTGGACCTGCCGCGACGACTGCAAGTACGAGTGCATGTGGCTGACGGTGCGCCTCTATGTCCAGGGCGGCCACAGGGTGCCCCAGTTCCATGGAAAG TGGCCCTTCTCCCGGTTCCTGTTCTTCCAGGAGCCGGCCTCCGCCTTCGCCTCCTTCCTCAACGGCCTGGCCAGCTTCATCATGCTGCTGCGCTACAAAGCCGCCGTCCCCCCGGCCTCCCCCATGTACCCAACCTGCGTCGCCTTCGCCTGG GTCTCCTTAAACGCCTGGTTCTGGTCCACCGTTTTCCACACGAGGGACACGGCTGTGACAGAG AAACTGGATTATTTCTGCGCTTCGGCCGTCGTCCTGCACTCCGTGTACCTGTGCTGCGTCAG gcgcTGGCGCTGCTGGAGCTCCTCGACTTCCCCCCCCTCTTCTGGGTGCTGGACGCCCACGCGCTCTGGCACATCGGCACCATCCCCCTCAACGTCCTCTTCTACAG TTTCCTGGTGGACGACAGCCTCTACCTCCTGA
- the PGAP3 gene encoding post-GPI attachment to proteins factor 3 isoform X3, protein MQPDGWTCRDDCKYECMWLTVRLYVQGGHRVPQFHGKWPFSRFLFFQEPASAFASFLNGLASFIMLLRYKAAVPPASPMYPTCVAFAWVSLNAWFWSTVFHTRDTAVTEKLDYFCASAVVLHSVYLCCVRTLGLQRPALISIFRAFLLLFLACHISYLTLVRFDYGYNMAANAAIGLLNLAWWLRWCLRNRPRLPHVWKCAAVVLLLQALALLELLDFPPLFWVLDAHALWHIGTIPLNVLFYSFLVDDSLYLLKANSDLFKAD, encoded by the exons ATGCAGCCTGACG GCTGGACCTGCCGCGACGACTGCAAGTACGAGTGCATGTGGCTGACGGTGCGCCTCTATGTCCAGGGCGGCCACAGGGTGCCCCAGTTCCATGGAAAG TGGCCCTTCTCCCGGTTCCTGTTCTTCCAGGAGCCGGCCTCCGCCTTCGCCTCCTTCCTCAACGGCCTGGCCAGCTTCATCATGCTGCTGCGCTACAAAGCCGCCGTCCCCCCGGCCTCCCCCATGTACCCAACCTGCGTCGCCTTCGCCTGG GTCTCCTTAAACGCCTGGTTCTGGTCCACCGTTTTCCACACGAGGGACACGGCTGTGACAGAG AAACTGGATTATTTCTGCGCTTCGGCCGTCGTCCTGCACTCCGTGTACCTGTGCTGCGTCAG gACGCTGGGGCTGCAGCGGCCAGCCTTAATCAGCATCTTCAGggccttcctccttctcttcctcgcCTGCCACATCTCCTACTTGACCCTCGTCCGCTTCGACTACGGCTACAACATGGCTGCGAACGCGGCGATCG GGCTCCTCAACCTGGCGTGGTGGCTGCGGTGGTGCCTGCGGAACCGCCCGCGCCTGCCCCACGTCTGGAAGTGCGCGGccgtggtgctgctgctgcaggcgcTGGCGCTGCTGGAGCTCCTCGACTTCCCCCCCCTCTTCTGGGTGCTGGACGCCCACGCGCTCTGGCACATCGGCACCATCCCCCTCAACGTCCTCTTCTACAG TTTCCTGGTGGACGACAGCCTCTACCTCCTGAAGGCCAACTCCGACCTCTTCAAAGCGGACTAG
- the PNMT gene encoding phenylethanolamine N-methyltransferase: MSSLAALREGYERFDPRAYLRNNYLPPRADFSSEEFVVPWKLRCLAETFASGEIRGRTLIDVGSGPTIYQLLSACDHFEEIVATDYLAVNREELGRWARGEPGTFDWSPFIRHVCKIEGRGEPWQEKERRLRGRLRRILPIDVHRPHPLGAPLRPPADALLSAFCLEAVSPDRDAFARALAHVGSLLRPGGHALLLGALGESFYLAGAARLPVVPLAEDDVRSALAGAGFALRDFRSYAMPPALRTGVDDVDGVFFAHAQKPLEA, from the exons ATGAGCAGCCTGGCCGCCCTCCGGGAGGGCTACGAGCGCTTCGACCCCCGCGCCTACCTGCGGAACAACTACCTGCCCCCCCGGGCCGACTTCTCCTCCGAGGAGTTCGTGGTGCCCTGGAAGCTGCGATGCCTGGCCGAGACCTTCGCCAGCG GTGAGATCCGCGGGCGCACGCTGATCGACGTGGGCTCGGGCCCCACCATCTACCAGCTGCTGAGCGCCTGCGACCACTTCGAGGAGATCGTGGCCACCGACTACCTGGCGGTGAACCGGGAGGAGCTGGGGCGCTGGGCGCGGGGGGAGCCCGGCACCTTCGACTGGAGCCCCTTCATCCGCCACGTCTGCAAGATCGAGGGACGCGG GGAGCCCTGGCAGGAGAAGGAGCGTCGGCTGCGGGGGCGGCTGCGGCGCATCCTGCCCATCGACGTGCACCGTCCGCACCCGCTGGGCGCCCCGCTGCGCCCGCCGGCCGACGCGCTGCTCTCCGCCTTCTGCCTGGAGGCCGTCAGCCCCGACCGCGACGCCTTCGCCCGGGCGCTGGCCCACGTGGGCTCGCTGCTGCGGCCGGGGGGCCACGcgctgctgctgggggccctGGGGGAGTCCTTCTACCTGGCGGGGGCCGCCCGCCTGCCCGTGGTGCCGCTGGCGGAGGACGACGTCCGCTCGGCCTTGGCCGGCGCCGGCTTCGCCCTCCGCGACTTCCGCTCCTACGCCATGCCGCCCGCCCTGCGCACCGGCGTGGACGACGTCGACGGCGTCTTCTTCGCCCACGCGCAGAAGCCGCTGGAGGCCTGA
- the TCAP gene encoding telethonin yields the protein MLGPSAVVRSGGLLSAARLGCHVREEDVGRRETFSAEWLDLELSTRPEEGWCRREVDEQHRETLEHRGETRVLQQRSPWGLLRVGCLGQPLAQHLLPYARTLPLPLFAPPDLRGAKAGVPRTLSRSLSHEAQRG from the exons ATGCTGGGGCCGAGCGCGGTGGTGCGCAGCGGGGGGCTGCTCTCGGCCGCCCGCCTGGGCTGCCACGTGCGGGAGGAGGACGTGGGGCGACGCGAGACCTTCAGCGCCGAGTGGCTGGACCTGGAGCTCAGCACCCGGCCCGAGGAGGG GTGGTGCCGGCGGGAGGTGGACGAGCAGCACCGGGAGACGCTGGAGCATCGCGGGGAGACGCGGGTGCTGCAGCAGCGCTCGCCCTGGGGGCTGCTGCGGGTggggtgcctggggcagcccctggcccagcacctcctgccctacGCCCgcaccctgcccctgcccctcttCGCCCCCCCGGATCTCCGCGGCGCCAAGGCGGGGGTCCCCCGCACCctctcccgctccctctcccACGAGGCCCAGAGGGGCTGA
- the STARD3 gene encoding stAR-related lipid transfer protein 3, giving the protein MSKPTDLQHDLERSLPAIASISTSFSQSQGFSPYCYFSPEKRKAISDVRRTFCLFVTFDLLFISLLWIIELNTKDGIQKNLKNEIIKYNFKTSFFDIFVLAFFRFFVLLLAYAIVKLRHWWVIAVTTLVSSAFLIVKVILSELLTKGAFGYLLPIVSFVIAWLETWFLDFKVLTQEAEEERWYLAAQAAASRGPLLYPRALSEGQFYSPPESFAGSDNESDEEGAGRKALTAQEKEYVRQGKDAMEVVDQILAQEENWKFEKNNDFGDVVYTFEIPFHGKTFILKAFLQCSAETVYQEVILQPEKMILWNRTVAACQILQRVEDNTIVSYDVAAGAAGGVVSPRDFVNVRRIERRRDRYISSGMSTTHNLKPPLSKYVRGENGPGGFIVLKCPSNPRVCTFIWILNTDLKGRLPRYLIHQSLAATMFEFAFHLRQRVSELSGKP; this is encoded by the exons ATGAGCAAGCCCACAGACCTGCAGCACGACCTGGAACGAAGCCTCCCAGCCATAGCGTCCATCAGCACCTCGTTCTCCCAGAGCCAGGGCTTCTCCCCGTATTGCTACTTCTCTCCGGAGAAGAGGAAAGCCATCTCAGATGTGAGGAGGACCTTCTGCCTCTTCGTCACCTTCGACCTGCTCTTCATCTCTTTGTTGTGGATAATTGAATTGAAT ACCAAGGATGGCATTCAGAAGAACCTGAAGAATGAAATCATCAAGTACAATTTTAAGACCTCTTTCTTTGATATATTT gtctTGGCTTTCTTTCGGTTTTTTGTGTTGCTGCTGGCCTATGCAATCGTAAAGCTGCGCCACTGGTGGGTCATAGCG gtcACTACATTGGTATCCAGTGCCTTCCTGATTGTGAAGGTCATCCTCTCCGAG CTTCTGACCAAAGGGGCTTTCGGCTATTTACTTCCTATCGTCTCGTTCGTCATTGCTTGGCTAGAGACTTGGTTCCTGGATTTTAAAGTCCTAACTCAGGAAGCAGAAGAGGAACGAT GGTAcctggcagcccaggctgcagcctcTCGCGGCCCCCTGCTCTACCCCAGAGCCCTTTCCGAGGGGCAGTTCTACTCCCCGCCGGAGTCCTTCGCAG GGTCGGACAACGAGTCGGACGAGGAAGGTGCGGGGAGGAAGGCGTTGACAGCTCAG GAAAAAGAGTATGTCCGACAAGGCAAAGATGCGATGGAGGTTGTGGACCAAATCCTCGCCCAGGAGGAGAACTGGAAGTTCGAGAAAAACAAT GACTTTGGTGATGTTGTTTACACTTTTGAAATACCGTTCCATGGCAAGACCTTTATTTTAAAG GCTTTCCTGCAGTGCTCTGCTGAAACAGTTTACCAGGAGGTTATTCTCCAGCCTGAGAAGATGATCCTGTGGAACAGAACAGTGGCAGCTTGCCAG atcTTGCAACGAGTTGAAGACAACACGATTGTCTCATATGATGTGGCAGCTGGGGCCGCAGGCGGTGTCGTTTCCCCAAG GGATTTTGTGAACGTGCGCCGGATCGAGAGAAGAAGAGACAGGTACATTTCCTCAGGGATGTCGACCACGCACAACCTGAAGCCTCCGCTCTCCAAGTATGTCAG GGGCGAGAACGGGCCGGGAGGATTCATCGTACTGAAGTGTCCCAGCAACCCCAGGGTGTGCACGTTCATCTGGATTCTCAACACGGACCTGAAG GGTCGCCTGCCCCGCTACCTGATCCACCAGAGCCTGGCTGCCACCATGTTCGAGTTCGCCTTCCACCTCCGCCAGCGGGTCAGCGAGCTTTCCGGCAAGCCCTGA
- the PPP1R1B gene encoding protein phosphatase 1 regulatory subunit 1B isoform X2 → MDPKDRKKIQFSVPAPPSQLDPRAVEMIRRRRPTPAMLFQLSEHSSPEDESLPYQRASGEGCLLKPKRTNPCAYTPPSLKAVQRIVQSHLESGLGGGDSSDGEPDDGEHELARACDPDSALEPAPGSQARAERSYFPAGPKAHKRKGGQKVSFAGGIEERGEDLKSLTVSEIPEDPEGAEGDEEEPGREQEDGGTGERRHVGFAEVPSRPIGTERHSPTFPLGNS, encoded by the exons ATGGACCCCAAGGACCGCAAGAAGATCCAGTTCTCGGTGccggccccccccagccagcTGGACCCCCGCGCCGTCGAGATG ATCCGCCGGCGGAGGCCCACGCCGGCCATGCTCTTCCAGCTCTCCGAGCACTCCTCCCCAG AGGACGAGTCCCTGCCCTACCAG CGCGCCTCAGGCGAGGGCTGCCTGCTAAAACCAAAGAGGACCAACCCGTGTGCCTACACACCGCCCTCGCTCAAAG CGGTGCAGCGCATCGTGCAGTCCCACCTGGAGAGTGGCCTGGGCGGGGGCGATAGCTCCGACGGGGAACCCGATGACGGGGAGCACGAGCTGGCCCGCGCCTGCGACCCCGACAGTGCCCTGGAGCCTG ccccagggagccaggCCAGAGCCGAGCGGAGCTACTTCCCCGCCGGCCCCAAGGCGCACAAGCGGAAAG GCGGGCAGAAGGTGTCCTTCGCCGGCGGCATAGAGGAGCGCGGGGAGGACCTGAAGTCACTGACGGTGTCGGAGATCCCCGAGGACCCCGAGGGAGCGGAGGGTGACGAGGAGGAGCCGGGACGGGAGCAGGAGGACGGCGGCACCGGGG AGCGGCGACACGTCGGCTTCGCCGAGGTGCCCTCGCGCCCCATCGGCACCGAGCGCCATTCGCCCACCTTCCCGCTGGGCAACAGTTAG
- the PPP1R1B gene encoding protein phosphatase 1 regulatory subunit 1B isoform X1, which produces MDPKDRKKIQFSVPAPPSQLDPRAVEMIRRRRPTPAMLFQLSEHSSPEDESLPYQRASGEGCLLKPKRTNPCAYTPPSLKAVQRIVQSHLESGLGGGDSSDGEPDDGEHELARACDPDSALEPAAPGSQARAERSYFPAGPKAHKRKGGQKVSFAGGIEERGEDLKSLTVSEIPEDPEGAEGDEEEPGREQEDGGTGERRHVGFAEVPSRPIGTERHSPTFPLGNS; this is translated from the exons ATGGACCCCAAGGACCGCAAGAAGATCCAGTTCTCGGTGccggccccccccagccagcTGGACCCCCGCGCCGTCGAGATG ATCCGCCGGCGGAGGCCCACGCCGGCCATGCTCTTCCAGCTCTCCGAGCACTCCTCCCCAG AGGACGAGTCCCTGCCCTACCAG CGCGCCTCAGGCGAGGGCTGCCTGCTAAAACCAAAGAGGACCAACCCGTGTGCCTACACACCGCCCTCGCTCAAAG CGGTGCAGCGCATCGTGCAGTCCCACCTGGAGAGTGGCCTGGGCGGGGGCGATAGCTCCGACGGGGAACCCGATGACGGGGAGCACGAGCTGGCCCGCGCCTGCGACCCCGACAGTGCCCTGGAGCCTG cagccccagggagccaggCCAGAGCCGAGCGGAGCTACTTCCCCGCCGGCCCCAAGGCGCACAAGCGGAAAG GCGGGCAGAAGGTGTCCTTCGCCGGCGGCATAGAGGAGCGCGGGGAGGACCTGAAGTCACTGACGGTGTCGGAGATCCCCGAGGACCCCGAGGGAGCGGAGGGTGACGAGGAGGAGCCGGGACGGGAGCAGGAGGACGGCGGCACCGGGG AGCGGCGACACGTCGGCTTCGCCGAGGTGCCCTCGCGCCCCATCGGCACCGAGCGCCATTCGCCCACCTTCCCGCTGGGCAACAGTTAG
- the PPP1R1B gene encoding protein phosphatase 1 regulatory subunit 1B isoform X3 produces the protein MLFQLSEHSSPEDESLPYQRASGEGCLLKPKRTNPCAYTPPSLKAVQRIVQSHLESGLGGGDSSDGEPDDGEHELARACDPDSALEPAAPGSQARAERSYFPAGPKAHKRKGGQKVSFAGGIEERGEDLKSLTVSEIPEDPEGAEGDEEEPGREQEDGGTGERRHVGFAEVPSRPIGTERHSPTFPLGNS, from the exons ATGCTCTTCCAGCTCTCCGAGCACTCCTCCCCAG AGGACGAGTCCCTGCCCTACCAG CGCGCCTCAGGCGAGGGCTGCCTGCTAAAACCAAAGAGGACCAACCCGTGTGCCTACACACCGCCCTCGCTCAAAG CGGTGCAGCGCATCGTGCAGTCCCACCTGGAGAGTGGCCTGGGCGGGGGCGATAGCTCCGACGGGGAACCCGATGACGGGGAGCACGAGCTGGCCCGCGCCTGCGACCCCGACAGTGCCCTGGAGCCTG cagccccagggagccaggCCAGAGCCGAGCGGAGCTACTTCCCCGCCGGCCCCAAGGCGCACAAGCGGAAAG GCGGGCAGAAGGTGTCCTTCGCCGGCGGCATAGAGGAGCGCGGGGAGGACCTGAAGTCACTGACGGTGTCGGAGATCCCCGAGGACCCCGAGGGAGCGGAGGGTGACGAGGAGGAGCCGGGACGGGAGCAGGAGGACGGCGGCACCGGGG AGCGGCGACACGTCGGCTTCGCCGAGGTGCCCTCGCGCCCCATCGGCACCGAGCGCCATTCGCCCACCTTCCCGCTGGGCAACAGTTAG